The sequence below is a genomic window from Flavobacterium lipolyticum.
CAATATATCGGATTTAAGAAATACACGGGATCTGTTATTTTAAGTGAGGATCAAAAAGAGGCTAGTCTTAAAATTGCTCTTGAAGAAGAAGCGACACAACTTAAAGGGGTTAATGTTATTAGCGAACGCTCAACCATTGAGCAAAAACTGGATCGAAAAGTAATCACAGTCGGTAAAGACCTGACCACTGCCGGAGCTACAGCTTCTGAGATTATGAATAACATTCCATCTGTCAATGTAGATCAAAACGGAAAAATTTCGCTTCGCGGAAATGATAATGTCCGAGTATTGATTGACGGAAGACCCAGTAATATTGATCCTGCTCAATTACTAAAACAAATCCCGTCAACTTCTATCAAAAAAATTGAGCTAATTACCAATCCGAGTGCCAAATATAATCCGGAAGGAATGTCGGGAATCATCAACATTATTTTACTTAAAAATACCAATATAGGTTTCAACGGAAGTTACGGCGGAGGAATCACTTTTGGGGAAGCTACCAAACACAATCAATCGCTGAATTTGAATTACAAAAACGGAAAAGTAAATTTTTATGGAAATGCCGGTCAAAATTTAGGAACCTATTTTTTCGACAGTTCTCTTCAAAGATTCGATCAGGATCTTTATCAAAAAATAGACTTTAAATCGAATGCCGACTCTCATCTGTATAAAATCGGAATGGATTATTTCGTTGACGCACAGAATACGATTTCTTTCTACACGAATCAAAGCAAATACAATCAGGACGTATTTGTTGACGCTAATATCAACTACAACAATAATCCTGAAATCAGCAACATCTCGCAAAATTCCAGATACTTCGGCCCTCAAAAAATGGAAACTTATAATCTGGCTTACAAACATCTCTTTAAAAAAGAAGGCCACACTTTAGATTTTGAAGGAAACTTCAGTAAATACAATGCCTCGCAACAAGCCCATTTTGACACCCAAAACAGTGCTCCTGACAACACTGTCAAAAATGTAAATTATACAGATTTAAACAAAAGTCATCGTAAACTAAATACATTTAATGTAGATTATGTTAATCCGTTGGACGAAAAAACAACTTTGGAATTAGGTGCCGAAGCCAGAATCACAAAATCAGCAAATGATTATGCCAGAATAAACCCTGCTAACCCAACCGAGGATCAGCTGCTCTATTACACTTACGATACAGATATCTACTCGGCTTATGTAACATTCGGTCAGAAATTCAAAAAATTCAGTTATCAATTAGGCGCACGTTTTGAAAGCTACAAAGCAGCTGCCAGTTTTAATCATGGTCAGGATACGTTTAATGACGATTATATCACGCTATATCCATCTGCTCATTTTACTTATAATTTAAATGAGAAAAACACCATACAATTGAGTTATAGCCGTCGTGTAGATCGCCCGAGTTTAGAACAAACAAGACCTATTCGTGAGTTTTCGACACCCATGGTAACGACATTGGGGAATCCTGAATTAAGACCTCAATTCACTAATTCTGTAGAGATAAATTACACTAAGACCTTAGAAAAAGGGAGTTTAAATTTGGGAATTTATGCCAGAGGTATCAACGATCAGATCAGCAGAGTCATAGATACGGATTATAATGAGGCAGTGGGCAACAAACTAATCGTATCTTATACCAATTTTGATCATAATACGGCTTATGGATTTGAAGCTTCTTTTAATTATAAAATCACAAAATGGTGGGATATCTCGCCGTCGATTGACTATTCAAGTATCAATCAACGAGGTATTGTTTTTTCATTAAACCCGATCACAAACACAGGAAC
It includes:
- a CDS encoding TonB-dependent receptor domain-containing protein — encoded protein: MKLKLLLLVLLTTMTTLQAQTSGTVSGKVTEKSNHAPISYATVSLKDNGKIVLGVNTDDNGDFTIKNLALKNYTIEIQYIGFKKYTGSVILSEDQKEASLKIALEEEATQLKGVNVISERSTIEQKLDRKVITVGKDLTTAGATASEIMNNIPSVNVDQNGKISLRGNDNVRVLIDGRPSNIDPAQLLKQIPSTSIKKIELITNPSAKYNPEGMSGIINIILLKNTNIGFNGSYGGGITFGEATKHNQSLNLNYKNGKVNFYGNAGQNLGTYFFDSSLQRFDQDLYQKIDFKSNADSHLYKIGMDYFVDAQNTISFYTNQSKYNQDVFVDANINYNNNPEISNISQNSRYFGPQKMETYNLAYKHLFKKEGHTLDFEGNFSKYNASQQAHFDTQNSAPDNTVKNVNYTDLNKSHRKLNTFNVDYVNPLDEKTTLELGAEARITKSANDYARINPANPTEDQLLYYTYDTDIYSAYVTFGQKFKKFSYQLGARFESYKAAASFNHGQDTFNDDYITLYPSAHFTYNLNEKNTIQLSYSRRVDRPSLEQTRPIREFSTPMVTTLGNPELRPQFTNSVEINYTKTLEKGSLNLGIYARGINDQISRVIDTDYNEAVGNKLIVSYTNFDHNTAYGFEASFNYKITKWWDISPSIDYSSINQRGIVFSLNPITNTGTPIDRKITVSALTSRINSNFKVNKRMSFLLFGLYNGPSDGLQGNSHQMYKMDIGTRYTLLNDKMNISLRFNDVFDTMKYSFDTQYPYPHSGLSTWESQTVYLGLTYNFGGAKINGMNRKNREENNIGSSGGVL